A single region of the Triticum dicoccoides isolate Atlit2015 ecotype Zavitan chromosome 2B, WEW_v2.0, whole genome shotgun sequence genome encodes:
- the LOC119362025 gene encoding uncharacterized protein LOC119362025 — protein MSAPEEGDAAASGSSAPPPTPASAAAPAPMAMAEPGAMGPEEAAARKRYEALMQVRAKALKGKGAWYWGHLEPVLVPPPASGAPPKTARLRCALCAATFSASNPSRTATEHLKRGACPNFAAAQGAPPPPPPPPPPPPQNQHQQLQLVAVSSPASSIVPISSIPPSSSSSSQRRHSTGGGGRKRHALAAAYASVEAAAHQHHVMVADPAGYSPTPPTPPGMPAPRQLLSGGRGDLAPLAMLEDSVKRLKSPSASPGAMLPRPQAEAALSLLADWFLESSGSASLSAVEHPKLKNFLRQVGLPEISRADLAGARLDTRFAEACADAAARFREARFFQLAADGLREQVITLSVNLPNDTSVFHRAVPMPAPASASPDYAQELFLDAASSVSASSGDIRHCAGIVADRFGSKTLRDLETKHHWMVNLTCQVHGLSRLISDMARELPLFNNAASNCAKIASYFNTTPSVRALLHKHQVQEHGHAFLLPIAAPPYNGGEFAAAFVMLESILTSARPLQLAVLEESYKVVCIDDPAAREIAAMVQNVAFWTEVEATHSVVKLIMDLVKEMETERPLVGQCLPLWEDLRGKVRGWCRKFSVEEAPAMNVVERRFRKNYHPAWSAAFILDPLYLIKDAGRRYLPPFNYLTPEQEKDVDRLITRLVSPEEAHLALMELMKWRSEGLDPLYAQAVQVRQPDPSTGKMKIANKQSSRLVWETCLSEFKSLGKVAVRLIFLHATAKGFKCTPSMTRWLTAPGSSAGSIGRAHRLVFIAANSKLERRDFSNDDDKDVELLTEGDDDMLTETGNVDPSSSSV, from the coding sequence ATGTCGGCGCCGGAAGAGGGCGACGCCGCCGCCTCAGGAtcgtcggcgccgccgccgacgcccgcgTCCGCGGCCGCGCCCGCGCCGATGGCGATGGCGGAGCCCGGCGCAATGGGGCCCGAGGAGGCCGCCGCCaggaagcgctacgaggcgctgATGCAGGTGCGGGCCAAGGCGCTCAAGGGCAAGGGCGCCTGGTACTGGGGCCACCTCGAGCCCGTCCTCGTCCCGCCGCCGGCCTCCGGGGCGCCCCCCAAGACCGCCCGCCTCCGATGCGCGCTCTGCGCCGCCACCTTCTCCGCCTCCAACCCCTCCCGCACCGCCACCGAGCACCTCAAGCGCGGCGCCTGCCCTAATTTCGCGGCGGCGCagggcgcgccgccgccgccgccgccgccgcccccgcccccgccgcagAATCAGCATCAGCAGTTGCAGCTCGTCGCCGTCTCGTCCCCCGCCTCATCGATCGTGCCCATCTCCTCCAtccccccgtcctcctcctcctcctcgcagcgccgccactccaccggcggcggcggccggaagcGCCACGCGCTCGCCGCGGCCTACGCATCCGTCGAGGCGGCCGCGCACCAGCACCACGTCATGGTCGCCGACCCGGCCGGGTACTCCCCGACGCCGCCCACCCCGCCCGGGATGCCCGCGCCCAGGCAGCTGCTCTCCGGCGGCCGGGGCGACCTCGCCCCGCTCGCCATGCTGGAGGACAGCGTCAAGCGCCTCAAGTCGCCCTCGGCGTCGCCGGGCGCGATGCTGCCGCGGCCGCAGGCCGAGGCCGCGCTCTCGCTGCTCGCCGACTGGTTCCTCGAGTCGTCCGGCAGCGCGTCCCTATCCGCGGTCGAGCACCCCAAGCTCAAGAACTTCCTGCGCCAGGTTGGGCTGCCGGAGATATCTCGGGCCGACCTCGCCGGCGCGCGCCTGGACACGCGCTTCGCCGAGGCTTgcgccgacgccgccgcgcgctTCCGCGAGGCGCGGTTCTTCCAGCTCGCGGCCGACGGGCTGCGCGAGCAGGTGATCACCCTCTCTGTCAACCTCCCCAACGACACGTCCGTGTTCCACCGCGCCGTGCCCATGCCCGCGCCGGCGTCGGCGTCCCCTGACTACGCCCAGGAGCTGTTCCTGGACGCGGCATCGTCCGtctccgcctcctccggcgacATTCGGCATTGCGCCGGCATCGTCGCCGACCGCTTCGGCTCCAAGACTCTTCGTGATCTCGAGACCAAGCACCATTGGATGGTGAACCTTACCTGCCAAGTCCATGGCCTGTCCCGCTTGATAAGCGACATGGCGCGCGAGCTCCCACTCTTCAACAACGCTGCCTCAAATTGCGCCAAGATCGCCAGCTACTTCAACACCACGCCCTCCGTGCGCGCGCTGCTGCACAAGCACCAGGTCCAGGAGCACGGTCACGCCTTCCTCCTCCCCATTGCCGCTCCGCCGTATAATGGCGGGGAATTTGCCGCCGCGTTCGTGATGCTCGAGAGCATCCTGACCTCGGCGCGGCCGCTCcagctcgccgtgctcgaggagtCCTACaaggtggtctgcatcgacgaccctGCCGCGAGGGAGATCGCGGCCATGGTGCAGAATGTGGCGTTCTGGACCGAGGTCGAGGCCACGCATTCGGTTGTGAAGCTGATCATGGACTTGGTGAAGGAGATGGAGACCGAGAGGCCCCTGGTCGGGCAATGCCTGCCGCTCTGGGAGGACCTGCGGGGCAAGGTCAGAGGCTGGTGCCGGAAATTCAGCGTAGAAGAGGCACCTGCCATGAATGTGGTCGAGAGGAGGTTCAGGAAGAACTACCACCCGGCGTGGTCAGCGGCATTCATACTGGACCCATTGTATCTGATCAAGGACGCCGGCAGGAGGTACCTTCCACCGTTCAACTACTTGACGCCAGAGCAGGAGAAGGACGTGGACAGGCTGATCACAAGACTGGTGTCGCCGGAGGAGGCGCACCTCGCGCTGATGGAGCTGATGAAATGGCGGTCGGAGGGGCTCGACCCATTGTACGCGCAGGCGGTGCAGGTCCGGCAGCCAGACCCGTCGACGGGGAAGATGAAGATAGCCAACAAGCAGAGCAGCCGGCTTGTCTGGGAGACATGCCTCAGCGAGTTCAAGTCGCTCGGCAAAGTGGCCGTCAGGCTCATCTTCCTCCATGCAACCGCCAAGGGGTTCAAATGCACGCCGTCGATGACCCGGTGGCTGACCGCGCCGGGGAGCTCAGCGGGCAGCATTGGCCGCGCTCACCGGCTGGTGTTCATCGCGGCGAATTCGAAGCTGGAGAGGAGGGATTTCTCAAACGACGACGACAAGGACGTGGAGCTGCTGACAGAAGGGGACGACGACATGCTAACCGAGACCGGCAATGTGGATCCCTCCTCCTCCTCAGTGTAG